The following nucleotide sequence is from Psychroserpens sp. Hel_I_66.
GTTTTTCAACATGCTCTTTAAGTCATTGGTGTATGATGGATACGTGAAAATCATTTTTTTAAAAGCATCAACCGTCATATTATTATTCATTGCAGTGGCAAGGATATTTATCGTTTCATTGGCTTGAGAACTTAACAAATGTGCACCCACAATTTCATTGGTACGCTCGTTGGCTATAATTTTAAAAGCATAGGCATCTGCATTTTCCTTTTCAGCATTGTACCAGTTTGAAGCGTCACCTTTAAAAATCTTTATGTTTTTGTATCGGTTTTTAGCCTCTTCTTCAGAGTAACCAACCATTGATAAATTAGGGTGAGTAAATACAATAGAAGGCACTAGAGGATCTTCAAATTTTTTCTTGTTTCCGAAGCAAATATTAAGACCAACAATATAACCTTGCAATCCAGAAAGTGGCGTCAATGGCAGTGATTTGCTAGAAACATCACCGCAGGCATATACGTTTTCATTGCTCGTGCTCTGTAAAAAATCGTTGACCTTAACTCCGCCTCCATCTGCGGTAACATTCGCTTTTTCTAAGTCTAATAAATCAATAGCAGGCACGCGACCAGATGTATTAATCACCATTCTCGATTTAATGGTTTTAGTTTTACCCTTGTGTTTATAAGTGATACGACGGTTTTTCTTTAATTTTTTTACTGAAATCGTCTCGGCATTAAACTTGAATTTTACACCATTTTGCTTTAGGCTTTTTACAACTTTTTCCACCAAAAACGAATCAAACTGAGATAGAGCCTCAGCTCCAACTTCTAATATCGTGACCTTGCAGCCCATTGTGGACAGCATGTAAGCAAACTCCATCCCAACATATCCCGAACCTATAAACGTTGCAGATTTTGGGATTTTTTTCAAGTTCAAAATATCATCACTTGTCTTTAAAAACTCTGCACCTTCAAATTCTAAGGTTCGGGGCACATAACCTGTAGCGATGACAAATTTATCTGCGGAAATTTTCTTGCCCTCAACCATAATCTCTGTTTCACTAATAAATTTTGGAGATTGATGGTAAAGATCAATTCCTAATTCTGAAAGATTCTTCTCAGTAGATTTTGGAACTGGATTTGTAAATGAAGATTTGAATTTTTGCACCGCTTTCCACTTAATCTTTGGAACTTTCTTAACCCCTAAATCCTTAAGTTGTTTGGTGTGCTGCAAAAGATCTGCAAATTGCATCATTATTTTTTTGGGATCGCAACCTCGTATTGCACAGGTACCTCCAAATTCTCTTTTATCTGTAATCGCAACTTTTAAACCTTTTTCAATACAGGCTTTTGCAACAGTTTGTCCAGCAATACCACTTCCAATAACAAATACATCGTAATGTGTCGTTTCCATAATTTTATTTAAGAATAGAAAATTACTCAAATTGACACTAGTATGATACTTTTAAAAAGTTAAAAGTTAGCTCAAACACTATTATTTCTTACCTCCAACAATAACTACAATCTCACCTTTTGGTGGTTTATTGGTGTAATGTTCTAATACTTGTTTTGCAGTTCCTCTTATGGTTTCTTCGTATAGCTTAGTAAGTTCTCGCGATACCGATACTGGACGTTCCTCCCCAAAATACTCACAAAAATGAGTAAGTGTCTTTATTAACTTATGAGGACTTTCATAAAAAATAATAGTTCTTGTTTCT
It contains:
- a CDS encoding dihydrolipoyl dehydrogenase family protein is translated as METTHYDVFVIGSGIAGQTVAKACIEKGLKVAITDKREFGGTCAIRGCDPKKIMMQFADLLQHTKQLKDLGVKKVPKIKWKAVQKFKSSFTNPVPKSTEKNLSELGIDLYHQSPKFISETEIMVEGKKISADKFVIATGYVPRTLEFEGAEFLKTSDDILNLKKIPKSATFIGSGYVGMEFAYMLSTMGCKVTILEVGAEALSQFDSFLVEKVVKSLKQNGVKFKFNAETISVKKLKKNRRITYKHKGKTKTIKSRMVINTSGRVPAIDLLDLEKANVTADGGGVKVNDFLQSTSNENVYACGDVSSKSLPLTPLSGLQGYIVGLNICFGNKKKFEDPLVPSIVFTHPNLSMVGYSEEEAKNRYKNIKIFKGDASNWYNAEKENADAYAFKIIANERTNEIVGAHLLSSQANETINILATAMNNNMTVDAFKKMIFTYPSYTNDLKSMLKNDD